The genomic region ACGGAGTCGTCGTCCAGACCAGCAGCGACGCCTGACCGGCCAGCGGGCCCGAGGTCAGCGGGAACCGGACGTACACCGACGGGTCGACGACGGTCTCGTAGCCCTGGGCCAGCTCGTGGTCCGACAGACCGGTACCGCAGCGCGGGCAGTACGGCGTGATCCGGTAGTCCTCGACCAGCAGGCCCTTGGCGTGGATCTGCTTGAGCGACCACCAGACCGACTCGACGTACTGCGCGTCCATCGTCCGGTACGGGTGGTCCATGTCGACCCAGTAGCCCATCCGGGTGGTCAGGTCGGCGAACGCGTCGACGTGCCGCAGCACCGATGCGCGGCACTTCGCGTTGAACTCGGCGATGCCGTACGCCTCGATGTCGTTCTTGCCGCTGAAGCCGAGCTCCTTCTCGACCGCCACCTCGACCGGCAGGCCGTGGCAGTCCCAGCCGGCCTTGCGCTCGACCGAGAAGCCCTTCATCGTCCGGTAGCGCGGGAAGACGTCCTTGAAGACGCGCGCCTCGATGTGGTGGGTGCCGGGCATGCCGTTGGCGGTCGGGGGACCCTCGAAGAAGGTCCAGGGCTCGCCGCCGGCCGTCTGCGCCAGGCTCTTGGCGAAGGTGTCCTGGTCCGCCCAGTGCGCGAGCACCTCGCGCTCGATCGCGGGCAGGTCGACCTGAGCCGGGACCTGCTGCCACGGGGTGCTGGGGTTGTCCGCCATTGTCCGTCCTTCGTCGCTGCTGCTCCAGCGAAGGGACGAAGGCACCGGCGACGTCGCCGGGCTCCGCGGTACCACCCTTCTTGATGACGTGACCGATGCGTCTCACCCCACCGCCCCGGTCAGGGGTCACCCTCTTCGTTGCGCTCCGCTGCCGGGTCTAATGGGTCTCCCGGGGGAGACTGTTCTTCCGGCGGCTCCGGGGTGATGGCCCCATCACTGCCTTGCGGTGGCGGGAAAAGTGTACGACTCCGTACCACCCGGCCACGAATCGTTAATCGGTGGCGGGCCGCGGCGGCGGCGGTGACAATGACGCTGCGGTCGGGCCGGGACTTCGGGCGGTGCTGCCGAGAACCGGCCGAGATGTGGATGTGACGCGCGGAACGTCGAGCGGCCTTGAAGAACCGACTACCGTATGTCCACGGTCGCGCGTCGGGCTGGCACGTGGCCGCAACGTGTCCTACTGTCTTGCGACCAGTCCGCTTCAGTCTCCGACGAAGGCAGGGGGTAGTCGACCAATGGCTACATCGGCAAAGAAGTCCGCCCCCGGTAAACGCACCACCGCGGCCGAGAAGAGTGCCGCGACATCCACCGAGCCGGCCGGCACGGCCGACTCCACGACCCCTGCCAAGAAGACTCCGACGAAGAGGGTGGCCATGAAGACCAATGAGAACAGGACCCCGGCAACGGCGCCGGCCAAGTCGCCCAAGAAGGCCGAGAACCTGACCGTGCGCGACGGCGAGACGCCGTGGACCCCGGCCGAGCTGACGGAGCTGCGGACCGAGCTGGAAGCCGACGTGGTGCACCTCAAGGAGGAGATCCGCGACGCCGAGAAGGAGATCGTCGGGCTGCTGCGCGACGGCGGCGACGGGGCCGGCAACGACCAGGCCGACGTCGGCTCCACCACGCTCGAGCGTGACCACGAGATGTCGCTGGCCAACAACGCCCGGGACATGCTGGACCAGATCGAGCGGGCGCTGGCCCGGATCGACGACGGCACCTACGGCGTCTGCGAGAGCTGCGGCAAGGCGATCGGCAAGGGGCGGCTGCAGGCGTTCCCGCGTGCGACACTGTGCGTGTCATGCAAAGAACGCGAAGAACGCCGCTGAGCGACTCCCAGTCGTCCCGCCCGCCCGGGGACGCCGAAGACCTGACGGAACCGGCCGACTCCTCGTCGGCCGGTTCTCCGTCGTCTCCGGCTCCCGCCGGTGACCGCTCGTCCGAGCGCGGCGACGGCAGCCTGGACGAGCGGACTCCCGAAGGAGCCGAGCTGGCGGACGTGGTGGCTGCCGACGCGGCACCGCCCCGGCACCCACGGCCGCGGCTGATCGCGCTGTTCGCGATCGTCGGGCTGCTGGTGCTCGGGCTGGACCAGCTCACCAAGGTGCTCGCTCTGCAGCACCTGACGCCGGGGGAGCCGGTGAACGTGATCGGCTCGCTGCTCAGGTTCAACCTGATCCGCAACCCCGGCGCCGCGTTCAGTCTCGGCTCCGACTTCACCCCGGTGATCAGCGCGATCCAGATCACCGTCGCGCTCGGCGTGATCTGGCTGTCGCGGCGGGTCGGCTCGGCCGGCTGGGCGGTCGCCTTCGGGCTGCTGTTCGGTGGCGCGGTCGGCAACATCACCGACCGGATCTTCCGCGAGCCGTCGCCGTTCCACGGCCACGTGGTCGACTTCCTGCAGACCCCGAACTGGGCCATCTTCAACGTCGCCGACATGGCGGTCACCTCGGCGGCCGCGCTGCTGGTGATCCAGACCCTGCGCGGGATCCGCCTCGACGGCACCAAGGACGTGGGCAGCAAACCGATGGACACCGACACCAGCACCACCGCCGAGCCGAAGCCGGGCGCCGAGTGAGCGACTCCAGGACCCTGATGGTGCCCGACGGCCTGGCCGGCGAGCGGCTGGACGCGGCGCTGTCCCGGCTGTTCGGTGTCTCCCGGACGAAGGCCGCCGAACTGATCGAGGCCGGCCTGGTCCAGGTCGACGGAGCCCCTGCGGCCAAGTCCGCCCGGGTCTCGGCCGGTGTGCTGCTCGACGTCGAGCTGCCGGCGCCGCCCGGTGAGGTGACCGTCGTGCCGGAGACCGTGGAGAACCTGCGGATCGTGCACGACGACGACGAGATCGTGGTCGTCGACAAGCCCGTCGGCGTCGCCGCGCACCCGTCCCCGGGCTGGACCGGCCCGACCGTGATCGGTCACCTGGCCGGTGCCGGCTTCAGCAT from Kribbella flavida DSM 17836 harbors:
- a CDS encoding TraR/DksA family transcriptional regulator, whose amino-acid sequence is MKTNENRTPATAPAKSPKKAENLTVRDGETPWTPAELTELRTELEADVVHLKEEIRDAEKEIVGLLRDGGDGAGNDQADVGSTTLERDHEMSLANNARDMLDQIERALARIDDGTYGVCESCGKAIGKGRLQAFPRATLCVSCKEREERR
- the lspA gene encoding signal peptidase II: MQRTRRTPLSDSQSSRPPGDAEDLTEPADSSSAGSPSSPAPAGDRSSERGDGSLDERTPEGAELADVVAADAAPPRHPRPRLIALFAIVGLLVLGLDQLTKVLALQHLTPGEPVNVIGSLLRFNLIRNPGAAFSLGSDFTPVISAIQITVALGVIWLSRRVGSAGWAVAFGLLFGGAVGNITDRIFREPSPFHGHVVDFLQTPNWAIFNVADMAVTSAAALLVIQTLRGIRLDGTKDVGSKPMDTDTSTTAEPKPGAE